The genomic stretch CGCGGACGACGCGGACCATCACGCCGGAATTCAAGGCCGGCCTCGCGCCCGGAACCGTCGATGTCGATCTGGCGGTCAACGACAAGCGCCCCTGGGGCGCGGGCGCCGAGATGAACGACCAGTATAACCGATCGACCGAGCGCCTGCGCGCGAACGTCTCGGCGCATTACGACAATCTCTGGCAGGCGGCCCATAGCGCCAACATCTTCTTTCAGACCGCGCCGCAGGATCTGAACCAGGTCCAGGTCATTTCGGGCTCCTATTATGCCCCCCTGGGCTACGGACGGACCAGCCTGCTGGGCTATGTCGTCCATTCGAATACCGACGTCGCGACGGTAGGCGGGCTGGCGGTCCTGGGCAACGGCCTGACGGTGGGCGGCAGGCTGATGCGCACGCTCGGCAATTCGCCGCCGGGCGTGGTCCAGTCGCTGCTGATTGGAGTCGACTATAAGGATTATCTCGACCAGATCGGGCTCACCGATCCCGAAACCGGCGACCTGCTGACCTTTGATACGCCGGTCAAATATCTGCCCTTCACGGCCCAGTATCGCTGGCTGGGCGGCAATGCCAAGTCGAACGGCGAATTCAGCGTCGGTACGACGTTCGCGTTCGACGGCGTCGTCGGCAAGCAGCGCGAGTTCGGCCTGGTTCCCGATAACCCGCTGACGCCCGGCATCAACGAGCAGAGCGTCGGCAAGCGCGCAGGCGCCGAGGCGAGCTTCATCTACCTCTATGGTAGTGGCGCCTATAACCGGCAATTGCCGGGCGGCTTCGATCTCAAGGCGGCGTTCGACTGGCAGCTTGCCCCGCGCCCGCTGATTTCGAACGAGCAGTTCGTGCTGGGCGGGGTGGGCAGCGTCCGCGGGTATCGCGAAGCCGAGGCGCTGGGCGACAGCGGCGCGCGGCTTTCGCTGGAGCTTGGCTACCACATCCCGATCGGCAAGCCCGGCTCGGCGACCGCCCGGAACATCGACTGGCGCGTCGCCGCCTTTGTCGAGGGCGGCCATTCCTGGAACGAAGATCCGCTTCCCGAAGAACAATCGAAGTTCTCGCTGGTCAGTACGGGCCTGACGACGCGGTTCGATCTCTACCAATATCTCTATGGCCAGTTCGACCTTGCCTACCAGTTCGACGCCGATCCGACGAAATCGGGTCAGGACGTGACCGACGACGTCGGTGGCATGCGCGCGCACTTCAAAGTCGGCATCAAATACTGAGGGTTGCTATGAAAGCTTATTTATTTCGAGGCCTTGCTGCCTCCTTACTGGCCTTGGGAAGCCTGGTCGCGATGCCGGCCAATGCGCAGGACGCGGACTGGCTCGACGACAGCCTTGCGGTTCGCAAGGAGATTGCCGTGAAGCCCGGCGCGGGCGGGGCCGGCCTTGACGCAAAGGTCGCGACATTTCCGTTCGCGTTGCGGCTTTCCACGCAGACGCTGGCGTTCGAGGATGTGAAGCCTGACGGCGCGGACCTGCGGGTTGCGGGACCGGACGGCAAGCGCGTCGATCATTATGTCGAGAATTTCGACCCAAAGGCCGGGCTGGCGACAGTCTGGGTCAAGGGCGTCAATTTCGATCCGGCATCGACGCAGAATTATCATCTTTACTACAAGGGCGACGCTGCCTCGACTGCGAATTCGTCCGCCGTTTTCGACGCCTCTGAAGTCCTGGCGCTCGATTTCAGCGGGACCGGGCCGATCAAGGACCGGACCCGCAACAACAACCAGGCAAGCTCGGTTCCGACCGCGGCAGGCTTTGCCGGCCAGTCCGCGACCTTCAGCGGGGCCGAGATCTTGCGGGTCGCAACCTCGTCGAGCCTTGAGATCGCCGGGCGGCCCTTCACGCTGATGCTCTGGGTAAAGCCGCGCGGGCCCTCGACGGGCGTGCTCGTCGATCGCTCGGGGTCGTTCTCGATCGGATTGAGCGGGCTCAACCCGGTGGCGACGGTCGGCGGCGTCCAGCTTGCGTCCGGCATCGCGCTGGCCGCGGACACGTGGAGCCATGTTGCGCTGGTCGCGCGCGCCGACGGCAAGGTAGAGCTCTATGTCAACGGCAAGCTTGCGGGTACGGCACAGGCGGCGCTGCCGGCGCAGTCGGGCGACATCGTCATCGGCCAGGGCTTTTCCGGCCAGATCGACAATGTCCGCTTCGCCGCGGTCGACCGCACCCCCGGATATATCAACGCCGTCGCGCAATCGGACAATGGCAAGGGACTGGTGACGTTCGGCGCCGAGCAGGAGCGCAGCGGGAAGTTCGAAATCGGATATTTCGTCACGGTCATCAAGAGCGTCACGCTCGAAGGCTGGATCGTGATTGCGATGTGCGCCGTGCTGCTGGTGCTCGCGCTTGCCGTGATGGTCCAGAAATTCGGGCTGCTCGGCAAGATCGAGAAGCAGAATCGGGCGTTCGAAAAGGCCTATGCGGGCGCGGCGGAAATCGATGGGGCCACGCTGGAAAGCGATGCGAAGCGCAACGATGCCTCTACGCTGTCGCAAATCTATCGGGCAGGGCTGCTGGAAATATCGCACCGTTCGAAAAACGGGCCGGCGCGCTTCACGTCCTCCGGCATCGAGGCGCTGAAGGCGCGGATCGACGCGGTCAGTTCCAACCAGGCGTTCGAACTCTCCGACAAGCTCGTCGTTCTGACGTTGTCGATCGCTGGCGGGCCGTTCCTCGGGCTGCTCGGCACGGTGATCGGCGTGATGATCACGTTCGCGGCGATCGCGGCCGAAGGGAATGTCAACGTCAACGCGATTGCACCGGGTGTTGCTGCGGCCTTGCTGGCGACTGCCGCCGGCCTCGCCGTCGCGATCCCTGCACTGTTCGGGTACAATCTGATCGTCACCCGCATCAAGCGCATCAACGCCGCCAATCGATCCTTCGCCGACACGCTGGTCGCGCGGATCGCCGAACAATTCGGCGCGTGAGGGCAGTACGATGGCAAAAGTCCAAGACGAAGACGCGATCTACGACGAGATCAACGTCGTACCGATGCTGGATCTCGCTTATGTGCTGATCGTCATCTTCATCCTGATGGCGACGGCGCAGGTGTCGGGGATCGAACTCGATCTGCCCCAGGCATCCAACCGCAAGACGCTCGAGGCTTCGCAGACGCAGGCGATCAGCATCGCTTCGTCGGGCGACATCTATCTCAACGGCGCGCCGACGTCGGTGCCCGAACTCGACGCCGAGATGCGCCGCAAATTCGCCGAGGACCCCGAGGTTCCCGTGGTGATCCGCGGCGACACGCAGGCGGCCTATGGCAAGGTCGTCGAGATTCTCGACGTCCTGAAGGGGGTGGGGATCACCAAGATCGGCCTGCCCGCCGAAAAGCCGGCGGCTTGAGCGATCATGGCAGCTCAGCGTGCCTTTATAACGGCCCCAGCCTGGGGCCGGGTCGCCCCGGTCGCGATCGGGCTGCTCCTGGCGCTCGCGGGCTGGTGGCTGCTCGGTCTCGACAAGGTCGAAGACCGGGTGCGGGATGAACAGGTCGAGATGTTCGACCTCGCCGTTCCGCCGCCACCCCCGCCACCGCCACCCGAGCCAATGGAGCAGCCCGAAGTAACCCCCGAGACCGTCGCCGCGGAAGCGCAGGCGATCCAGCCCGATCCGCTTTCGCCCCCGCAGCCGGCAAGCGTAAATCCGCCCGCCGGCGACCTTTCGAGCCTGATGCAGGACCCCACGGGCGACAGCGGCGCTTTTGTCGGCGGGGCGCGGGGGCAGGGCGGAACGGGCAAGGGGCCGGTTATCGGCGGCGTCGGCAAGGGCAATTCCAGCGGCGCGTCCCGCGCCTATGCCGAACTCGTCCAGCGCGCGCTGATGCGACATCTGCGCAAGCGGGCCAGCCTCGCCACCGCGCAGTTCCAGTTCCGGGTGCGGGTGCGGGTGTCGGCATCGGGGCAGCTCGAGATACTCGGCCTGTCCAACGTCCGCCCCGCCGCGCTCGAAGGCGAATTGCTGCAAACGCTGCGAAGCCTCTCGCGGGTCGAGACGCCGCCACCGGCGGGCGTGCCCAACCAGATCACCGTTGAACTCAATCAGGCCTGAACAGGGCCGAAGACGAACCTCCAGGGAGCACGATAATGCGAAGCCCGAAATGCATGACGACGTTGTTTTCAACCGCGGGCGGCGCCGCCATCCTGCTGGCGCTGTCTGGCGGCGCGCAGGCGCAGACGCGCGCTACCGATCCCTCCACGCTCGATATTCTCGACGTGCTGGTGGAAAAGGGCGTCCTGAACCGTGCCGATGCGGATGCGGTGCTGGCCGAAGCGCGCAAGCGCAGCGAGGCCGATGCGGGCACGGTTCGCGTGCCCTATGTGCCCGAAGCCGTGCGGGCGCAGGTTCGCGAGGAAGTGAAGCGCGACGTGATCGCCACCGCCAAGAGCGAGGGCTGGGCACAGCCCGGGGCGATTCCCGCCTGGCTGGATCGGTTCACCCTCTCGGGCGACATGCGCGTCCGCGGTGAGCGCCAGGCCTTTGGCGGAAGCAACACGCCGTTGCTGCTCGACGTCAATGCGATCAATGCCGATGGCAGCTACAGCACCGATGACGTGCTGCCGTTGCGCTCCACGACGAAGGACCGGTATCGCGGCCGTATCCGCGCGCGCCTGGCGGTCGACGCCAGGATCTCGGACGGGATCGATGCCGGGGTGCGCTTCACGACCGGAAATCCGAACGACCCGACGCAGAACAACCAGACGCTGACGGGCAATTTCGGCAAGTTCGTCGTCGGGCTGGACCGCGCCTATATCCGCGCCCGCCCCTTCGCGAAGGATGGCACATTCGCGAATACCAACCTGATCCTCGGCAAGTTCGACAATCCGTTCTTCTCGACCGAGCTGCTGTTCGATCGCGATCTGCAGTTCGAAGGCGTGGCCGGGACGCTCAGCGCCCGTCTGGGCGATGGAAACGGTGCGCCCGAAGTCTTCCTGACCGGGGGCGCGTTCCCGCTGGAAGAGTGGGACGTCACCAGCGACGACAAATTCCTCTTCGCCGGCCAGGTCGGCGCCTCGGGCAGCCCGATTGACGGGTTCCGGCTCAAGACCGCCGTGTCGCTCTATGAATATACCAACGTCCAGGGCCAGTATAACACGCTGGGCACCCGCGATAACGAACACACTGCGGTGCAGCAGATCCAGTTCGGCAATTCGGTCTTCAATCTTCGCCGTGACGGTGGTTTCGTCAACACGGTCAAGTTCGGGCTGGCGTCCAAATTCCGGGTGGGTGCGGTAACGGCGCGCGCCGAGTTCGACGTCACGCCGTCGCTGGTCGCTGCGATCGATATCGAGGCGGCGAAAAACTTCGCCTTCGACCGCGCCGCGATCGACGCTCGGGACGTGCCTGCGTCCAGCGGCGACAAGGCCTGGTATGCCAATGTCAGCATCGGCCATCCGGTGATCTCGGCCAAGAACTCGTGGCAACTGGCCGCGGGCTATCGCCGGCTTGAAGGGGATTCCACCTTCGATCTGTTCACCGACTCAGACTTTGGTTTTGGCGGCACCGATCAAGAGGGCTTCGTGGTCGTCGGCTCCTGGGCCGTCGCGCGCAATCTCTGGCTGACCGGTTCGTGGTTCTCGGCCCGGACGATCAACCTTGCCGATCCGACGACCGGGACGCTCGCGCCGCCGATCGATTCGGACACCTTCATGTTCGACCTCAACGTCAAATTCTAAAGGACGCGAAACATGAAACGATCCTTGATCATCGGCAGCGGCGCCGCCGTGCTTCTGCTGTGCTCGACGCAGGCACAGGCACAGGCACAGGCGCAGACGGCGGGTGCCGGCGGCCTGGCGCCCGAGCAGGCGCAACAACTCATCGCCACGCTTACCCAGCGCAACGCGCAGTTGCGCGAGCTGGCGGCGCGCATCCGCGAGATGGAAGCGCAGGTCGCCGCCGGCCGCGAGGCAGTGAAGGAGCGGGAGAACGCCCGCAAGGCGCTCGTGATCGCTGCGCAGAAGAACCGCGAATTGGTCGAAATCGCCGAGGCTATTCTCGACGATTACCAGAAGATGGACCTGGGCAAGCGCGTCGCCGCGCGCGAACCGCTGACGCAGCTCTACCGCGTCAGGCTGGAGAACAAGCTCCAGGCGTTTCACGACGAGATCGCGGCGCAGGGCTTTTATCCGCAGCGCGAGCTGGATGCGCTTCAGGCCCCCGCTGCCGCGCCGGTTGCTCCGCCGGCCCAGTAACCTGGTCCTTTTCGACCCCTTGAGGGGCGGCGGCTGTCCATTTCGCCGCCCCTCGGGGCCGACGCCAGTCAATGCGTTTCCAACCTTTTGATCTCGAGGAGATCACCATGTCCTATCGTCGTCGCCCCAACGTCCTTTTGTCCCAACCGCTGCGCCTTGGCGTTTCGCGCCTGAGCCGGGCCGCGCTGGCCACCTCGGTCAGCATGGCGTCCTTGCTGGCACTGGCGGCGAGCCCGGCTGCCGCGCAGCAGGCGGGCACGCTTCCCGGCGCGCAGGTGCTTCAGGGAGGACGCTGGACGGGGGCGAAGCTCCCGACCGTTGCGCAGGGCAATAACGGGCTGGTGATGACGATCGAGCAGGAGCAGAAAAAGGCACTGCTCGACTGGTCGCGCTTCGACGTCGCCAAGAACGAAGAAGTGGTCTTCAAGCAGCAGGCGACCGACTGGATCGCGCTGAACCGGATCTTCGACGTAAAGCCGAGCGAGATCGCGGGCAAGATCACCGCCAATGGCCAGGTGTGGTTGCAGAACACCAACGGCATCATCTTTCGCAATGGCGCCCAGATCAACGCGCACACCATTTTGGCCACTGCGCTGCCGATCACCGAGGAACAGCTCGACAAGGGGCTGTTGTCGGGCGAGGGGATAATCCGCGGCACCCGCGCGGACACTCTCTTTTCCGACCTCTACCCGGTGCCGACGATCGCCGTCGCGCCGCGCCCGGTCGAAGGGCTGGACCCGACTTCGTGGCTGAATCCGACGGCGCGCCCTGTCGGCGGGGAGAACCCCACCGTCCTCGATCTGATCGCGCGCGCCGCGATCCGCCAGGCGGTTCTGCGCGACCAGAATTATCAGGGCGTGGATGGCGATTATCTCAAAGGTTATACGCTGGGGCTGTTGAACTATTACGATGCCGCCCAGGGCAAGACCGTTTATTATGTCGACTATAACTATGTCTCGAACGGCCTTGGCGATGTCATCGAATCGATCGTTTCGCAGATCGATGTGTCCAAGCTTGGCGATTACAACTACGACAACTTCAAGGACCCGCAGCTCTTCTTCAACGGCATCAGCTACCAGAACAAGCCGGCGACGTCCGCGCTGATCCCGCAGGCGCTGCGCGACGAAGTGGCCGCGCAGATCAAGGCGCAGTTCATCGACGTATATGCGGCGCGCGTCGCCACCGCGCAGCAGACCTACAACAACTATATCGCCAATTCGCGCGTGATCGTCGAGAAGGGCGCCACGCTGCGCGCCGTGTCCTCCGACCCCGCAAGCCCCGGCAAGATCATGTTGTTCGGGCCCAATGTCAGCAACGCCGGACGGCTTGAGGCGCATGACGGGCAGGTGCTGATCGCCGCCGGCGAACAGATCAAGCTGAGCGCCGGGCAGAACTACACCAATTCGGTGCGCGGCGGCCTGACGGCGAACGTTTCGGCGGTCGGCGTGTCCGACAGCCGCGGCTCGATCCCCGGCCTGCCCTATAGTTCGGCGCTGGCCGCGGTGTGGGACGACCTCTATCTGGAGCGCGCCGACGAGGTCGGCATGTACGCGACCAACACCGGCGAAATCGTGGCAGATCGCGGGTCGGTCTCGATGATCGGCGCCAATGTCGAGCAGAAGGGCTCGATCCTGGTCACCAACGGCGTGCGCCAGCGTAGCGGCTCGATCCTGCTCCAGGCCAGCCACGGCCCGCGCAACCGCTTTGGCGGCGCGCTCACGCTGGGCGAAAACAGCATCACCCGGATCACCCCCGATCTTTCGTCGCTGACCGGGCTGGCCGCCGACACGTTCGCGCCGGGCAAGATCCTGCTGGCGGGCAAGGACATCCTGCTCGATCGCAATTCCGAACTGACTTCGCGCAGCGGCGAGATCACGATTCACGCCAATGCCTATGGTTCGGGCGCGAGCGGCGGTACCAGCCCGGACGCGCCCGACGATACGTGGTCCGATAACGGTGAAGACGAAGGCAGCTTCACGATGCGCGCGGGGGCGCGGATCGACGTATCGGGCCTGCGCGATGTCGAGCGCAGCGTTGCGGACAATGTGTTCGCCGTGGAAGTGCGTTCCAACGAAGTCTCGGGGTCGCCCAAGCAGCGCGACGGCATCCTGGTCGGCGAGACGG from Sphingomonas hengshuiensis encodes the following:
- a CDS encoding ExbD/TolR family protein, giving the protein MAKVQDEDAIYDEINVVPMLDLAYVLIVIFILMATAQVSGIELDLPQASNRKTLEASQTQAISIASSGDIYLNGAPTSVPELDAEMRRKFAEDPEVPVVIRGDTQAAYGKVVEILDVLKGVGITKIGLPAEKPAA
- a CDS encoding DUF2341 domain-containing protein, translated to MGSLVAMPANAQDADWLDDSLAVRKEIAVKPGAGGAGLDAKVATFPFALRLSTQTLAFEDVKPDGADLRVAGPDGKRVDHYVENFDPKAGLATVWVKGVNFDPASTQNYHLYYKGDAASTANSSAVFDASEVLALDFSGTGPIKDRTRNNNQASSVPTAAGFAGQSATFSGAEILRVATSSSLEIAGRPFTLMLWVKPRGPSTGVLVDRSGSFSIGLSGLNPVATVGGVQLASGIALAADTWSHVALVARADGKVELYVNGKLAGTAQAALPAQSGDIVIGQGFSGQIDNVRFAAVDRTPGYINAVAQSDNGKGLVTFGAEQERSGKFEIGYFVTVIKSVTLEGWIVIAMCAVLLVLALAVMVQKFGLLGKIEKQNRAFEKAYAGAAEIDGATLESDAKRNDASTLSQIYRAGLLEISHRSKNGPARFTSSGIEALKARIDAVSSNQAFELSDKLVVLTLSIAGGPFLGLLGTVIGVMITFAAIAAEGNVNVNAIAPGVAAALLATAAGLAVAIPALFGYNLIVTRIKRINAANRSFADTLVARIAEQFGA
- a CDS encoding ShlB/FhaC/HecB family hemolysin secretion/activation protein, with protein sequence MRKSRARIAARFLCAASIAATCIAGPVQAQQADAPAGAATGEESELHFDVMEYVVRGNSVLAAADIQTVLTPFAGYRKTVAEVEAARAALEKTYRDRGYATVVVEVPQQAVSSGIIDLIVTEGRVGQVRVTGADYVLPSEVRGSLPSLRKGNVPNVPVLQQELSAANARTTRTITPEFKAGLAPGTVDVDLAVNDKRPWGAGAEMNDQYNRSTERLRANVSAHYDNLWQAAHSANIFFQTAPQDLNQVQVISGSYYAPLGYGRTSLLGYVVHSNTDVATVGGLAVLGNGLTVGGRLMRTLGNSPPGVVQSLLIGVDYKDYLDQIGLTDPETGDLLTFDTPVKYLPFTAQYRWLGGNAKSNGEFSVGTTFAFDGVVGKQREFGLVPDNPLTPGINEQSVGKRAGAEASFIYLYGSGAYNRQLPGGFDLKAAFDWQLAPRPLISNEQFVLGGVGSVRGYREAEALGDSGARLSLELGYHIPIGKPGSATARNIDWRVAAFVEGGHSWNEDPLPEEQSKFSLVSTGLTTRFDLYQYLYGQFDLAYQFDADPTKSGQDVTDDVGGMRAHFKVGIKY
- a CDS encoding putative porin, producing the protein MTTLFSTAGGAAILLALSGGAQAQTRATDPSTLDILDVLVEKGVLNRADADAVLAEARKRSEADAGTVRVPYVPEAVRAQVREEVKRDVIATAKSEGWAQPGAIPAWLDRFTLSGDMRVRGERQAFGGSNTPLLLDVNAINADGSYSTDDVLPLRSTTKDRYRGRIRARLAVDARISDGIDAGVRFTTGNPNDPTQNNQTLTGNFGKFVVGLDRAYIRARPFAKDGTFANTNLILGKFDNPFFSTELLFDRDLQFEGVAGTLSARLGDGNGAPEVFLTGGAFPLEEWDVTSDDKFLFAGQVGASGSPIDGFRLKTAVSLYEYTNVQGQYNTLGTRDNEHTAVQQIQFGNSVFNLRRDGGFVNTVKFGLASKFRVGAVTARAEFDVTPSLVAAIDIEAAKNFAFDRAAIDARDVPASSGDKAWYANVSIGHPVISAKNSWQLAAGYRRLEGDSTFDLFTDSDFGFGGTDQEGFVVVGSWAVARNLWLTGSWFSARTINLADPTTGTLAPPIDSDTFMFDLNVKF